Proteins found in one Maridesulfovibrio sp. genomic segment:
- a CDS encoding HD domain-containing protein: MSQKYTYIKDLINGERIKDIFLIADAQLRESRNGPFWNLRLQDNSGAVEAKIWSPLSQSFRSLEAGMFVVAGGMVGSFRDKPQLTVEVLEVLDPDRAGLDITDFLPSSAEKPEDMMQELDYLIAEHMVHIPWKKFCRKVLKDEIIYSKLLTATGAKAVHHAYVGGLLEHTLSVAKLCMSICDNYPDVDRQVVLAAAIFHDLGKAWELSGGLTNDYTDEGRLLGHIHIGVEVLEPFLNKSKDLDQKLKLHLKHLILSHHGEYEYGAPKRPKTPEAFILHFADNIDAKMNTIFAELGKLDRSDSNWTPYQRFLDRYLYKAEKSPDNPSSKCELKKSEAQCSLPLKG; this comes from the coding sequence GTGTCGCAAAAATATACATATATTAAAGATCTTATAAACGGAGAGAGAATAAAAGATATATTTCTCATCGCTGATGCACAATTGCGTGAATCGAGGAATGGCCCGTTTTGGAATTTGCGTTTGCAGGATAATTCCGGTGCCGTGGAAGCTAAAATATGGAGCCCTTTAAGTCAATCTTTCCGGTCTCTTGAGGCTGGCATGTTCGTGGTTGCCGGTGGAATGGTCGGTTCGTTTCGTGATAAACCGCAACTCACCGTGGAAGTTCTTGAAGTGCTTGATCCTGACCGTGCCGGGCTGGATATTACAGATTTTTTGCCTTCAAGTGCGGAAAAGCCCGAAGACATGATGCAGGAACTTGATTACCTGATAGCTGAACATATGGTTCATATTCCATGGAAAAAGTTTTGCCGCAAAGTGCTCAAGGATGAGATAATTTATAGCAAACTCCTGACCGCTACAGGTGCTAAGGCTGTCCACCACGCTTATGTGGGCGGATTGCTGGAGCACACATTGTCCGTTGCCAAGTTGTGCATGTCTATCTGCGATAATTATCCTGATGTTGACCGTCAGGTGGTTCTGGCAGCCGCTATCTTTCATGATCTGGGAAAAGCTTGGGAGCTATCGGGCGGATTGACAAATGATTATACCGATGAAGGGCGTCTACTCGGGCATATTCATATAGGCGTAGAAGTTTTAGAGCCTTTTCTGAATAAGTCAAAAGATCTTGACCAAAAGTTAAAGCTTCACTTGAAGCATTTGATTCTTTCTCACCACGGTGAGTATGAATACGGAGCTCCTAAACGACCTAAGACCCCGGAAGCATTTATTTTACATTTTGCTGACAATATTGACGCAAAAATGAATACAATTTTCGCAGAATTAGGTAAATTGGACAGATCGGACAGTAACTGGACACCGTATCAGCGGTTTCTGGACAGATATTTATACAAGGCGGAAAAATCACCTGATAACCCGTCGAGCAAGTGTGAACTTAAAAAATCGGAGGCTCAATGTTCATTACCTTTGAAGGGATAG
- a CDS encoding transporter substrate-binding domain-containing protein: MTLWKTVSVGITTVLLIMGLSSAVWAGDARQSLAKDSALEQVIKRKSLRVGFSTFKPWAMKDKNGKFIGFEIDVAKRLASDMGVKIRFIPTKWDGIIPALLTGKFDIIIGGMGITPKRNLKVNFSDPYEFSGMSIVANKDVAADKSSLADFNNANTRVSVRLGTTAEKAAKNFLTKAKILKFNDEAASIQELLNGKAACLVASNPLPENLVKRYPGKLYLPLQADFTSEPIGFAVRKGDPDFLNYLNNWIRVCNSEGWLEARYNYWFKTDEWKSQVE; the protein is encoded by the coding sequence ATGACCTTATGGAAAACCGTCAGCGTGGGCATTACCACTGTGCTCCTTATTATGGGCCTTTCGTCAGCTGTATGGGCTGGAGATGCAAGACAATCTCTTGCAAAGGACAGTGCTCTTGAACAAGTGATTAAACGCAAAAGCCTCAGAGTTGGATTTTCTACTTTCAAGCCATGGGCCATGAAAGATAAAAATGGTAAATTCATTGGTTTTGAAATTGATGTAGCCAAACGTCTTGCCTCGGACATGGGTGTAAAAATCCGTTTTATCCCCACCAAATGGGATGGCATCATCCCTGCTCTGCTGACCGGAAAATTCGATATTATTATCGGCGGCATGGGCATCACCCCAAAACGTAACCTGAAGGTCAATTTTTCCGATCCGTATGAATTCAGCGGCATGTCCATTGTTGCTAACAAAGATGTTGCCGCGGACAAATCATCCCTCGCCGATTTCAATAATGCCAATACCCGCGTTTCCGTACGCCTCGGCACCACAGCGGAAAAGGCAGCGAAAAACTTTCTCACTAAAGCCAAAATACTTAAATTCAATGACGAAGCAGCCTCCATTCAAGAACTGCTTAACGGCAAAGCAGCCTGCCTTGTCGCCTCTAACCCGCTACCGGAGAATCTGGTCAAAAGATATCCCGGTAAACTCTATCTGCCCCTTCAGGCCGATTTTACCAGTGAACCGATCGGTTTTGCAGTACGAAAGGGAGATCCTGATTTCCTGAACTACCTGAACAACTGGATAAGAGTCTGCAATTCCGAAGGCTGGCTCGAAGCACGCTACAATTACTGGTTTAAAACCGATGAATGGAAATCACAGGTAGAATAG
- the gap gene encoding type I glyceraldehyde-3-phosphate dehydrogenase: protein MAVKVGINGFGRIGRYLVRLIHNSKDFDLVAINARASNEDLALLFKHDSVHGTFHADVEANDEGFTIDGKQIKVTRCAPGEWLWKDLGCEMVVETTGKFRDRASCEKHLACGAKKVIISSPGIDADLTVVMGVNDAEIKPEHNIVSGASCTTNCLAPVAKVINDEFGLERGLMTTVHAYTMSQRVLDGSHKDIRRARACAVNMVPTTTGAAKAVTMVIPELKGKLDGMSIRVPTPNVSLVDLTCDLGRNTTKEEVNAVLAKAANEHMGYTEMPLVSTDYLGDTHGGVVDGPLTEVMEGKMLKLIIWYDNEASFTNQLVRLMTKVAGMI from the coding sequence ATGGCTGTAAAAGTTGGTATTAATGGGTTTGGAAGAATCGGGCGCTACCTTGTCCGTCTGATTCATAATAGTAAAGATTTCGATCTGGTAGCTATTAACGCAAGAGCATCGAATGAAGACCTAGCCCTTCTTTTTAAACACGATTCCGTACATGGAACCTTTCATGCTGATGTTGAAGCAAATGATGAAGGTTTTACCATCGACGGTAAACAGATCAAAGTAACCAGATGCGCTCCGGGCGAATGGCTTTGGAAAGACCTCGGCTGCGAAATGGTTGTGGAAACCACAGGTAAATTCCGTGATCGCGCCAGCTGCGAAAAGCATTTGGCCTGCGGAGCGAAGAAAGTTATCATCAGCTCCCCCGGTATTGATGCCGACCTGACTGTTGTCATGGGTGTAAACGATGCAGAGATCAAACCGGAACACAACATTGTTTCCGGCGCATCCTGCACTACCAACTGTCTTGCACCGGTTGCCAAAGTAATCAATGATGAATTCGGCCTTGAACGCGGCCTGATGACAACTGTGCATGCCTACACCATGAGCCAGAGAGTTCTGGACGGTTCCCATAAAGATATCCGCCGGGCCCGTGCCTGTGCTGTAAACATGGTACCGACCACCACAGGAGCCGCAAAAGCGGTAACTATGGTCATCCCGGAACTGAAAGGAAAACTGGACGGCATGTCCATCCGCGTTCCAACACCTAACGTTTCCCTCGTGGACCTTACCTGCGATCTCGGACGCAATACCACCAAGGAAGAAGTTAACGCTGTGCTCGCCAAAGCGGCCAATGAACACATGGGCTATACTGAAATGCCCCTCGTTTCCACTGACTACCTCGGTGATACCCACGGCGGTGTCGTGGATGGTCCGCTTACTGAAGTCATGGAAGGCAAGATGCTCAAACTAATCATCTGGTATGACAATGAAGCAAGCTTCACCAACCAACTTGTCCGCCTAATGACCAAAGTAGCCGGAATGATCTAA
- a CDS encoding amino acid ABC transporter permease, which produces MFDSPKRISSRDALVLACIMGGVILIFRHLAHGLNYNWNWSVIPGYIIRFDPSSGDWQAGMLTRGLLVTLRLSIWSILLALLTGTVMGIWRISPRPLLRMISGSYVGLVRNLPPLVLIFIFYFFLGDQIMQATGITELSYSLDASNSPIISILFGPVEQLPAFLSGVLTMALFEGAYITEIIRAGIESIDREQWEASAALGLTRRQQLIHIILPQAFSNSLPPLAGQFISTIKDSSIVSVISIQELTFAGQELMSATYRTFEIWSLVIVMYFILTFPCSLAVRELEKKLNNHKRHY; this is translated from the coding sequence ATGTTTGATTCACCCAAAAGAATCTCCTCCCGTGATGCGCTGGTACTGGCCTGCATCATGGGAGGAGTTATTTTAATTTTCCGGCATCTGGCACATGGCCTGAATTATAACTGGAACTGGTCCGTAATACCCGGTTATATCATTCGCTTCGATCCTTCTTCCGGGGACTGGCAGGCGGGGATGCTTACCCGTGGCCTGCTGGTCACACTGCGTCTTTCCATCTGGTCTATTCTGCTGGCCCTGCTGACCGGGACAGTCATGGGAATATGGAGGATCAGCCCTCGCCCTCTACTGCGGATGATTTCCGGTAGTTACGTGGGATTGGTGCGGAACCTTCCTCCGCTGGTGCTGATCTTTATCTTCTACTTTTTTCTCGGCGACCAGATAATGCAGGCCACCGGGATTACCGAGCTGTCATATTCACTGGATGCCAGTAATTCTCCCATAATCTCGATATTGTTCGGCCCCGTGGAACAGCTGCCCGCATTTCTTTCAGGGGTTCTTACCATGGCCCTTTTTGAGGGCGCCTATATCACAGAAATTATACGCGCAGGTATCGAATCAATTGACCGGGAGCAATGGGAAGCTTCAGCAGCCCTTGGCCTCACAAGACGGCAGCAGCTGATCCATATTATTCTACCGCAGGCTTTTTCCAACTCACTGCCGCCTCTTGCAGGACAATTTATTTCGACCATCAAAGACTCGTCAATAGTTTCAGTAATATCTATTCAGGAACTCACTTTTGCCGGTCAGGAATTAATGTCCGCTACATACCGTACTTTTGAAATATGGTCTCTGGTTATTGTAATGTACTTCATCCTTACCTTCCCTTGCTCACTGGCAGTGCGAGAACTTGAGAAAAAATTAAATAACCATAAACGCCATTATTGA
- a CDS encoding methyl-accepting chemotaxis protein yields MSLKLKLITFCVAIGLIPLILIGTLSVNMASRALSDQAFGQLESVRDVKKKNLNDLIHKWFHEVELFSNVKEVYNAVGLVGEYAMEYAVPGKPMDVDSDEYKELHQYASAPFTPFVKTLGYDDAILINDYGRVLYSVKKEKDLGADIKKGKYKNTNLGRAFAKAVKGEIVFADFESYAPMGGVPVAFVCAPVRSHAGDIQGVVALRIPLGEINSIMTLRSGMGETGESYLVGPDLLMRSDSDLNPKYRTVKNSFSNPDKGKVDSTAVRQALEGKHNTALMKDTNGIEQLVAFTHIDVGNTRWALISEIHQDEAFSAVTRLRNFSLIISVVTAVIVIIVTLLFLRSSILGPLERIENFVSSIANGNFKASLEGKFKSEIKNLADGIQIMVGELKNKLGFSQGMLDGMTVPCLISDTDAKISYLNHPLCELMESGKSCDNWIGRPVKELLQAPPGEKGILTSCLDEKKPILNVERRWKTKKDNFRDVRIDAAPLYDLDNELIGGFAIIVDLSDMKAKEKQIGEQHKVMVEITEKAQSISKYLTQGASEMEEQVDQVSSNTEKQFDRIEYSSQAITEMNQTLMNSVTNAEIASDQAKQTRTRAEEGMQTMTETSVAIDQLQTLSDKVKDNMHQLGDRSQSIGGIIGVINDIADQTNLLALNAAIEAARAGEAGRGFAVVADEVRKLAEKTMQSTREVENAIKSIQNSAKENIDNTDQTVQAVEHASELVNKSVKAFQKISGMSLDTATEIEKIAQATDQQSEAHDQIHKSVEDLKMLAGDTKEDMQKSAASITSLARTAQELEKLIERLSTAAGI; encoded by the coding sequence ATGTCTTTAAAATTAAAGCTAATTACTTTCTGCGTTGCCATAGGTCTAATTCCATTGATTCTCATTGGAACTTTGAGCGTGAATATGGCTTCCAGAGCATTATCCGATCAGGCGTTCGGACAACTGGAATCTGTCCGTGATGTTAAAAAGAAAAACCTTAATGACCTTATACATAAATGGTTTCATGAAGTTGAATTATTCTCTAATGTTAAGGAAGTATATAATGCGGTAGGACTGGTGGGTGAATATGCCATGGAATATGCTGTTCCCGGTAAACCCATGGATGTTGACTCTGATGAATATAAAGAACTTCATCAATATGCCTCAGCCCCTTTTACCCCTTTCGTAAAAACGCTTGGCTACGATGATGCTATCCTAATTAATGATTATGGCCGGGTGCTCTACTCCGTTAAAAAAGAAAAGGATCTCGGAGCGGACATAAAAAAAGGTAAATACAAAAACACAAATCTGGGCCGTGCTTTTGCAAAAGCGGTAAAGGGCGAAATCGTCTTCGCGGACTTTGAATCATACGCTCCCATGGGCGGTGTTCCGGTAGCATTTGTATGCGCTCCAGTACGATCTCATGCCGGTGACATTCAGGGAGTTGTTGCCCTGCGCATCCCCCTTGGTGAAATAAACTCAATTATGACCCTGCGTTCCGGTATGGGCGAAACAGGTGAATCGTACCTTGTCGGCCCTGATTTGCTGATGCGTTCAGACTCGGACCTAAATCCGAAATACCGCACGGTAAAAAATTCATTCAGTAATCCCGATAAAGGAAAAGTTGACTCCACAGCAGTCAGGCAGGCTCTTGAAGGTAAGCATAATACCGCCCTGATGAAAGACACAAACGGAATCGAGCAATTAGTAGCCTTCACACATATTGATGTAGGAAATACACGCTGGGCCCTCATCTCGGAGATTCATCAGGATGAAGCCTTCAGCGCCGTGACAAGGCTCAGGAATTTCTCACTTATCATTTCAGTCGTCACTGCCGTTATCGTAATTATCGTCACGCTTCTCTTTCTGCGCAGCTCCATACTCGGGCCGCTGGAACGAATTGAGAATTTCGTCAGTTCAATTGCCAATGGAAACTTTAAAGCATCACTTGAAGGAAAATTCAAAAGTGAGATCAAAAACCTCGCTGACGGCATACAGATCATGGTCGGGGAACTTAAAAATAAGCTTGGCTTTTCACAAGGCATGCTCGACGGAATGACAGTCCCCTGCCTCATATCAGACACCGACGCAAAAATATCTTATCTAAACCACCCCCTATGCGAGCTTATGGAAAGCGGTAAATCATGCGACAACTGGATCGGACGCCCGGTAAAAGAACTTTTGCAGGCGCCTCCCGGTGAAAAAGGGATACTGACCAGTTGTCTTGATGAAAAGAAACCGATCCTAAACGTGGAACGTCGCTGGAAGACCAAAAAAGACAACTTCCGTGATGTCCGCATTGATGCCGCACCGCTCTATGATCTTGATAACGAATTGATCGGGGGATTCGCAATAATCGTCGACCTTAGCGACATGAAAGCGAAAGAAAAACAGATAGGTGAGCAGCACAAGGTAATGGTGGAAATTACCGAGAAGGCCCAATCCATTTCTAAATACCTCACACAAGGCGCATCTGAAATGGAAGAACAGGTTGATCAGGTCAGCTCAAACACAGAAAAACAGTTTGACCGCATTGAATATTCATCCCAAGCCATTACTGAAATGAACCAAACCCTCATGAATTCGGTTACCAATGCGGAAATTGCATCCGATCAGGCCAAACAGACCCGCACACGAGCAGAAGAAGGCATGCAGACCATGACTGAAACCAGCGTGGCGATTGATCAATTACAGACCCTTTCTGATAAGGTGAAAGATAATATGCACCAGCTAGGTGATCGTAGCCAGTCCATCGGCGGAATTATAGGAGTGATAAATGATATCGCAGACCAGACTAACCTGCTGGCCCTGAACGCAGCGATCGAAGCCGCCCGCGCAGGTGAAGCCGGACGCGGTTTCGCGGTTGTAGCGGATGAAGTTCGTAAGCTGGCAGAAAAAACAATGCAGTCCACCAGAGAAGTGGAGAATGCTATCAAGAGCATTCAGAATTCCGCAAAAGAAAATATTGATAATACCGACCAGACTGTGCAAGCAGTGGAACATGCCAGCGAACTTGTAAACAAGTCTGTGAAAGCATTTCAAAAAATATCCGGTATGTCGCTGGACACAGCCACGGAAATTGAAAAAATAGCACAGGCCACGGACCAGCAGTCAGAAGCTCACGATCAGATTCATAAAAGTGTTGAAGACCTCAAAATGCTTGCCGGAGACACAAAAGAGGACATGCAGAAATCCGCAGCCTCCATTACTTCACTGGCCCGCACCGCGCAGGAACTTGAAAAACTAATCGAGCGACTGAGTACCGCAGCCGGAATATAA
- the tmk gene encoding dTMP kinase: protein MFITFEGIEGTGKTTQIKMLTAFLEESGHEVQVTLEPGGSRIGTELRKILLNMDSTDITGECELFLYLADRAQHVGQVIKPAIDAGKIIISDRFADSTIVYQGYGRGLDPKLLRELNDVAVSGNWPDLTILLDIDPEIGLKRAMTRNLQENKMQEEGRFEAESLEFHSLVREGYLTWAALNNDRIVVIDADQTPDEIFAEIKKTVLERLAKI from the coding sequence ATGTTCATTACCTTTGAAGGGATAGAAGGAACCGGTAAAACTACACAGATCAAAATGCTTACCGCTTTTCTTGAAGAATCCGGTCATGAAGTGCAGGTTACACTTGAGCCGGGGGGCAGCCGTATCGGTACGGAATTACGTAAGATTCTTCTTAATATGGATAGTACGGATATAACAGGAGAGTGTGAGCTCTTTCTGTATCTTGCCGATCGGGCCCAGCATGTGGGACAGGTTATAAAACCGGCGATAGATGCTGGTAAGATTATCATATCTGACCGATTTGCCGATTCTACTATAGTTTATCAGGGGTATGGTCGCGGTCTTGACCCCAAACTGCTGCGGGAATTGAACGATGTAGCTGTTTCCGGAAATTGGCCGGACTTGACGATCCTGCTCGATATAGATCCGGAAATTGGTCTTAAACGGGCCATGACCCGCAATCTGCAGGAAAATAAAATGCAGGAAGAAGGGCGATTTGAAGCTGAATCTCTTGAATTCCACAGTCTTGTCCGTGAAGGTTATCTGACTTGGGCTGCTCTTAATAATGATAGAATCGTAGTGATTGATGCCGATCAGACTCCTGATGAGATCTTTGCGGAAATTAAAAAGACGGTTTTGGAGCGTTTGGCGAAAATCTGA
- a CDS encoding lysophospholipid acyltransferase family protein — MKLKVDPVIFAPQIAFLYRWWVRTLRFDVDGYDTIIRLREQGKPLMFALWHSELFSLIGLGFLKNLPLVTMASDSKDGQLITEVLECIGYEVARGSSSRGGMKAMLGVARGMRKEGKIGAITMDGPKGPRHKIKPGILAIAQKTGATIIPMRAYASAPVVYEKSWDRFELPKPFTTCKILAGEPFTVSAKKLDHTVLAEEALRLEIIMKSMTVD, encoded by the coding sequence ATGAAGTTGAAGGTTGATCCGGTCATATTCGCACCACAGATAGCTTTTCTGTATCGCTGGTGGGTGCGTACTTTGCGCTTTGATGTTGACGGTTATGACACTATCATCCGCTTGCGTGAGCAGGGAAAACCACTGATGTTTGCCCTGTGGCATAGCGAGCTTTTCAGCCTGATAGGGCTGGGTTTCCTGAAGAATCTACCGCTGGTTACCATGGCCAGCGATAGTAAGGACGGGCAGCTTATAACCGAAGTTCTGGAATGCATCGGATATGAAGTTGCGCGTGGTTCATCCAGCCGTGGAGGCATGAAAGCCATGCTCGGGGTGGCCCGGGGAATGCGCAAAGAAGGAAAGATCGGGGCTATAACCATGGATGGACCCAAGGGGCCGCGACATAAGATTAAGCCGGGGATTCTGGCTATTGCCCAGAAAACAGGTGCCACAATAATTCCCATGCGGGCCTATGCTTCCGCTCCTGTTGTTTATGAAAAATCATGGGACAGGTTTGAATTACCAAAGCCGTTCACTACCTGTAAGATTCTTGCCGGTGAGCCGTTTACCGTTTCGGCTAAGAAGCTTGATCACACAGTACTGGCTGAAGAGGCTCTCCGTCTTGAAATAATTATGAAAAGTATGACTGTGGATTAG
- a CDS encoding amino acid ABC transporter permease — translation MFNTYGQRITPEDKRIFLFDSLIFCVIVGGFCYFLYRGTESLGYNWQWFQVPKFIFSINNGEFTPGLLMQGLAVTLKITGLAFVLTFTIGLGTALMRLSSSFAAKCIARVYLEIIRNTPLLIQLFFIYFVIAPIIGINGFWASVIALSLFEGAYASEIFRAGITSIDQGQWEAAFSLGGDKRFAYYNVILPQAVPRIAPPLAGQAIALVKDSALVSTVAIYDLTMQGQSIISETFLTFEIWFTVAAIYLSITLLLSWALDNAARKFKSEW, via the coding sequence ATGTTTAATACTTACGGCCAGCGAATAACGCCCGAGGATAAAAGAATATTCCTTTTCGACTCCCTGATCTTCTGTGTGATTGTCGGCGGTTTCTGCTATTTTCTATACCGGGGAACTGAATCACTTGGCTATAATTGGCAATGGTTTCAGGTTCCGAAATTTATTTTCTCCATTAATAACGGGGAATTCACCCCCGGCCTTCTGATGCAGGGGTTGGCAGTTACCCTGAAAATTACAGGATTGGCGTTCGTGCTGACCTTTACAATCGGTCTGGGAACCGCCCTGATGCGCCTTTCCAGCTCCTTTGCAGCCAAATGCATTGCCCGCGTCTACCTCGAGATTATCCGTAATACTCCTCTGCTGATCCAACTTTTCTTCATTTATTTTGTCATTGCGCCGATCATAGGCATTAATGGATTCTGGGCTTCAGTCATCGCGCTAAGCCTGTTCGAGGGAGCCTACGCTTCAGAAATTTTCCGGGCCGGGATAACCTCCATCGACCAAGGACAATGGGAAGCGGCCTTCAGTCTTGGCGGAGATAAACGTTTTGCCTACTACAACGTCATCCTGCCACAGGCCGTACCGCGCATCGCTCCGCCGCTGGCAGGCCAGGCCATCGCGCTGGTCAAGGATTCCGCACTGGTCAGTACGGTCGCCATCTACGACTTAACCATGCAAGGACAGTCCATAATTTCCGAAACCTTTTTAACTTTTGAAATATGGTTTACTGTTGCAGCCATATATCTTTCAATCACGCTTTTGCTTTCATGGGCGTTGGATAACGCGGCACGAAAATTCAAAAGCGAATGGTAA
- the surE gene encoding 5'/3'-nucleotidase SurE codes for MNILLTNDDGIQAVGLRALYHGLKRAGMNVQVVAPVAEQSAVGHAVSLSSPLRVKKFEEDGFTGLGVYGTPVDCVKLGLTTLLETKPDIVVSGINSGANVGVDILYSGTVSAATEGALMGYPAMSVSYDSFKPEELTDQGDYCAELINKIPWGSLGEKTVINLNFPAVPVKNAGELKICRHTRVSWQDWYETREDPRGHKYYWLDGVMPKEKISPGTDRDLLTRGHITMTPLHFDFTDREAIATLEKNLGV; via the coding sequence ATGAACATCCTTCTTACCAATGATGACGGTATTCAAGCCGTTGGCTTGCGTGCTCTGTATCATGGTCTGAAAAGAGCCGGCATGAACGTTCAGGTTGTGGCCCCTGTTGCGGAGCAATCCGCTGTAGGACACGCCGTATCGCTCTCTTCCCCCCTTCGTGTCAAGAAATTTGAAGAAGACGGCTTTACCGGACTGGGAGTCTACGGCACTCCGGTGGATTGCGTAAAACTCGGCCTGACCACATTGCTGGAGACAAAACCGGACATAGTGGTTTCCGGAATCAACAGCGGCGCCAACGTCGGAGTGGACATTTTATACTCTGGAACAGTATCCGCCGCAACTGAAGGAGCACTCATGGGGTATCCGGCCATGTCCGTATCCTATGACAGTTTTAAACCTGAAGAATTAACAGATCAGGGCGATTACTGTGCTGAACTGATCAATAAAATTCCCTGGGGTAGTCTCGGAGAAAAGACAGTCATCAATTTAAATTTTCCGGCGGTCCCGGTCAAAAATGCCGGTGAACTGAAAATATGCCGCCACACCCGAGTATCATGGCAGGATTGGTATGAAACACGTGAAGATCCGCGCGGCCATAAATATTACTGGCTTGACGGGGTAATGCCCAAGGAAAAAATCAGCCCCGGCACTGACCGGGACCTGCTGACTCGAGGGCACATCACCATGACTCCGTTGCATTTCGATTTCACCGATAGGGAGGCAATTGCGACTCTGGAGAAAAATTTAGGTGTATAG
- a CDS encoding HD-GYP domain-containing protein has protein sequence MRKIADFFKRRSGNWNSVASMTVHQFAESLGNAIDAKDHYTCSHSEEVAVVAQALGVQLGLCKHECELLHIAGHLHDIGKIGLPDAILKKTGRLTEEEYEIVKQHPAIGADIVKPVASVAGLDRITGIILHHHERYDGGGYPHGLKGDDIPFGARVIAVADTLSAMASNRPYRNAIEFSRIIEEIESCSGSQFDPLIVSEFLKISDKIHDYFVAGNEPCEESYEPQSFGMAQHISAVNQ, from the coding sequence ATGAGAAAGATAGCAGATTTTTTTAAAAGAAGAAGCGGAAACTGGAACAGCGTCGCGAGCATGACTGTGCATCAATTTGCAGAATCTCTTGGTAATGCGATTGATGCCAAGGATCATTACACATGCTCACATTCTGAAGAGGTGGCGGTTGTCGCACAGGCTTTGGGTGTGCAGCTAGGCTTGTGCAAGCATGAGTGTGAATTGCTGCATATAGCCGGTCATCTGCACGATATCGGTAAAATAGGTTTACCTGATGCAATTTTGAAGAAAACGGGCCGGCTGACTGAGGAAGAATATGAAATAGTAAAACAGCATCCGGCAATTGGAGCGGATATTGTTAAACCTGTGGCCTCTGTTGCCGGGCTGGACCGGATCACAGGTATAATTCTACATCATCACGAAAGATATGACGGCGGAGGGTATCCGCATGGACTTAAGGGAGATGACATTCCGTTCGGCGCAAGAGTTATAGCGGTGGCTGATACTTTGTCCGCCATGGCCAGTAACCGTCCTTACAGGAACGCAATCGAGTTCAGCAGAATCATTGAGGAAATAGAATCCTGCTCCGGCAGTCAATTTGATCCACTTATTGTCTCGGAATTCTTGAAAATTTCAGATAAAATCCATGATTATTTTGTCGCTGGTAACGAACCTTGTGAAGAATCTTATGAGCCTCAAAGTTTTGGAATGGCGCAGCATATTTCAGCAGTTAATCAATAA
- the fba gene encoding class II fructose-1,6-bisphosphate aldolase: MPLVSPKEMFEGAYAGGYAIGAFNVNNMEIIQGIMEAGCEENAPLILQVSAGAKKYAGLGYITKLMEAALQESDLPVVLHLDHGANFEICKEVIDGGFTSVMIDGSHLPFDENIAETRKVVEYAHDKGVWVEAELGRLAGVEEDVVSEKTIYTDPDEAVEFVERTGCDSLAIAIGTSHGAYKFTGEAKLDFDRLDKIASMMPNYPIVLHGASSVVPEFVAMANEFGGDIAGAKGVPEDLLRKAASKAVCKINIDTDIRLAMTAVIRKFMAENPTVFDPRGYLGESRKAVKEMVRHKIINVLGCSNKA; this comes from the coding sequence ATGCCACTAGTTTCGCCCAAGGAAATGTTCGAAGGAGCCTATGCCGGCGGCTATGCCATTGGCGCGTTTAACGTGAACAATATGGAAATCATACAGGGAATCATGGAAGCGGGCTGCGAGGAGAACGCTCCCCTCATCCTTCAGGTTTCCGCCGGTGCCAAAAAATACGCAGGACTCGGTTACATTACCAAACTGATGGAGGCCGCATTACAGGAAAGTGACCTTCCGGTTGTACTGCATCTCGATCACGGCGCAAACTTTGAGATCTGCAAAGAAGTAATCGACGGTGGATTCACATCCGTAATGATCGACGGTTCACATCTTCCTTTTGATGAAAATATAGCTGAAACCCGCAAAGTAGTTGAATACGCGCATGATAAAGGTGTCTGGGTAGAAGCAGAACTGGGACGCCTCGCCGGTGTAGAAGAAGATGTTGTTTCCGAAAAAACTATTTATACTGATCCTGATGAAGCTGTTGAATTCGTAGAACGCACAGGCTGCGACTCACTTGCCATAGCTATCGGAACCAGCCACGGCGCATACAAATTCACAGGCGAAGCAAAACTGGACTTTGACCGTCTCGATAAAATTGCTTCCATGATGCCGAACTACCCCATCGTACTGCACGGCGCATCAAGCGTTGTTCCTGAATTCGTAGCCATGGCTAACGAATTCGGCGGAGATATCGCCGGCGCAAAGGGAGTTCCTGAAGACCTGCTGCGCAAGGCCGCATCCAAAGCAGTCTGCAAAATCAATATCGACACCGATATCCGTCTCGCTATGACCGCAGTTATCCGCAAGTTTATGGCAGAGAACCCCACCGTTTTCGATCCCAGAGGCTATCTGGGCGAATCTCGCAAGGCAGTTAAGGAAATGGTCCGTCACAAGATCATCAATGTGCTGGGCTGCTCCAACAAAGCATAA